One genomic window of Candidatus Poribacteria bacterium includes the following:
- a CDS encoding serine/threonine-protein phosphatase encodes HSEVTRKVDLPSMAEALNSLLYASSTSGKFATFFYAQLNPETDEITSVNAGHNYPLVIRSAGGCDELEKGGVMLGMFPNDVLAEISEYEQETTQLDNGDVVLFYTDGVTETVNPDGELYEEERLEAIATRVKGESVDQICQAIYDDVIEFQGEAEQFDDLTLMVLKKVS; translated from the coding sequence TGCACTCAGAGGTAACACGGAAGGTAGATCTGCCGAGCATGGCGGAAGCACTCAACTCACTGCTCTATGCAAGCAGTACCTCCGGCAAATTTGCAACCTTCTTCTACGCCCAGCTAAACCCCGAAACGGATGAGATAACTTCAGTTAACGCCGGACACAACTACCCACTCGTCATCCGGAGTGCCGGCGGTTGTGACGAACTAGAAAAGGGCGGGGTGATGTTGGGCATGTTTCCTAATGATGTATTAGCTGAAATCTCAGAATATGAGCAGGAGACCACCCAACTTGACAACGGGGATGTCGTGCTATTTTACACCGATGGGGTGACGGAAACCGTAAACCCCGATGGAGAATTGTACGAAGAAGAGCGTCTGGAAGCGATTGCAACACGCGTTAAAGGCGAAAGTGTGGATCAGATATGCCAAGCCATTTATGACGACGTTATCGAATTTCAGGGGGAAGCCGAGCAGTTTGATGACCTGACCCTAATGGTGCTTAAAAAAGTATCATAG